DNA sequence from the Burkholderiales bacterium genome:
GGAGGCGGCGGTCGAGGAGGCCATCGAGCGCCTGCTCGATCAGGAGGTGCGAACACCCGAGCCGACGGAAGAGGAATGCCGCCGCTACTACGAGGCGCACCGCACGGAATTCATCGCGGGCGAACTGGTGTTCGCGCGTCACATCCTGTTCGCGGTCACGGCCGGGGTGCCGGTGGCTGCGCTGCGCCGGAAAGCGGAGGAAACGCTGCTCGAACTGCGTGCGCACCCGGAACTGTTCGAGACCCGCGCGAAAGAACTTTCCAACTGCCCCAGCGGGCAACTGGGCGGTGCGCTCGGCCAGATCTCCAGGGGCGAATCGGTGCCGGAATTCGAGCAGGCGGTGTTTGCACAGGCCACCACCGGCATTCTTCCGCGCCTCGTGAACACCCGCTACGGCTTTCACATCGTCGCGGTCGACGGGCACGTTCCCGGGCGGCTCGTGCCGTTCGAGGCGGTGTGCGGGCGGATCGCGCAGCGCCTGCAGCAAAGCGTACGCGCCAAGGCGCTCGAACAGTACGTCGCGGTGCTGGCCGGGCAGGCGGAAGTGGTCGGCGTCGATTTGCGGGCTGTGGCTACGCCGTTGGTGCAGTGAGGCGGGAGAAACAGCGGACTGCGATGAGGCGGACCGGGGAAGAGCATCCGCAATATCCCGGTCCGCAC
Encoded proteins:
- a CDS encoding peptidylprolyl isomerase, yielding MISVNGTEVADRLGAVRELLRQRAVAVGLLALDAPEAAVEEAIERLLDQEVRTPEPTEEECRRYYEAHRTEFIAGELVFARHILFAVTAGVPVAALRRKAEETLLELRAHPELFETRAKELSNCPSGQLGGALGQISRGESVPEFEQAVFAQATTGILPRLVNTRYGFHIVAVDGHVPGRLVPFEAVCGRIAQRLQQSVRAKALEQYVAVLAGQAEVVGVDLRAVATPLVQ